A genomic segment from Pseudomonas sp. M30-35 encodes:
- a CDS encoding OmpA family protein yields MKLKNTLGAVIGSFVAASSMGVMAQGQGAVEVEGFVNEYFTDSTRNFAHDEGSQYGGSIGYFLTKDVELALAYGEYHSLNGDKASGNKDIKGSMTDLKALYHFGEPGPGLRPYVSGGFAHQSISNVDSGGRNHSTFATAGAGAKYYFTEMLYARAGVDALYNIDQGDTEWQAGVGVGLNFGGSKPVVAAAVVEPEPAPVVEEPAEIVRVELDVKFDFDKTQVKEESYGDIKNLADFMNQYPQTSTTVEGHTDSVGTDAYNQTLSEKRADAVRDVLVNQYGVGGERVNSVGYGESQPVADNASAEGRAINRRVEAAVEAEAQ; encoded by the coding sequence ATGAAACTGAAAAACACCTTAGGCGCAGTCATTGGCTCCTTTGTCGCTGCTTCTTCCATGGGCGTGATGGCTCAAGGTCAAGGCGCAGTCGAGGTGGAAGGCTTTGTTAACGAATACTTCACTGACTCGACTCGTAATTTTGCACACGATGAAGGCAGTCAGTATGGCGGCTCCATTGGTTACTTCCTGACCAAGGATGTCGAACTGGCTCTGGCTTATGGCGAATACCATAGCCTGAACGGTGACAAAGCCTCCGGTAACAAAGACATTAAGGGCAGCATGACTGACCTTAAAGCTTTGTACCACTTTGGTGAGCCTGGCCCAGGCCTGCGTCCTTATGTTTCTGGCGGCTTTGCCCACCAGAGCATCAGCAACGTCGATTCTGGCGGTCGTAACCACTCCACTTTCGCCACTGCTGGCGCCGGTGCTAAGTACTACTTCACTGAAATGCTCTATGCCCGTGCTGGCGTAGACGCTCTGTACAACATCGACCAAGGCGACACCGAGTGGCAAGCTGGTGTTGGTGTGGGTCTGAACTTCGGTGGTTCGAAGCCAGTTGTTGCAGCCGCTGTAGTTGAGCCAGAGCCGGCTCCAGTTGTTGAAGAACCTGCTGAAATCGTTCGCGTTGAATTGGATGTTAAGTTCGATTTCGACAAGACTCAGGTTAAAGAAGAAAGCTACGGCGATATCAAAAACCTGGCTGACTTCATGAACCAATACCCACAAACTTCTACTACTGTAGAAGGTCACACTGACTCCGTTGGTACTGACGCTTACAACCAGACTCTGTCTGAGAAGCGTGCTGACGCAGTTCGTGACGTACTGGTTAACCAGTACGGTGTTGGCGGCGAGCGTGTAAACTCTGTCGGTTACGGCGAGTCGCAGCCAGTTGCGGACAACGCATCTGCTGAAGGCCGTGCTATCAACCGTCGCGTTGAAGCTGCTGTAGAAGCTGAAGCCCAGTAA
- the cobA gene encoding uroporphyrinogen-III C-methyltransferase → MSNKVWLVGAGPGDPELLTLKAVRALGEADVVMIDDLVNPIILEHCPQARVIAVGKRGGCRSTPQDFIQRLMLRYARQGKCVVRLKGGDPCIFGRGTEEYNWLLAHGITAEIVNGITAGLAGATNCAIPLTLRGVARGVSLVTAHTQDGSSLNWQGLADSGTTLVVYMGVAKLADIRQQLIDAGMRAEMPVAMIENASLPEQREQRSTLTKLLDDAREFKLKSPAILIIGEVVSESAAQLDRLTA, encoded by the coding sequence ATGAGCAATAAAGTTTGGCTGGTTGGCGCAGGTCCCGGAGATCCAGAGTTGCTGACACTTAAAGCCGTTCGTGCTTTGGGCGAAGCTGATGTGGTGATGATTGACGACCTGGTAAACCCAATAATCCTTGAGCACTGCCCGCAAGCTCGAGTCATTGCGGTTGGCAAACGTGGCGGTTGCCGCTCCACGCCGCAAGACTTCATCCAACGGCTAATGCTGCGCTATGCACGGCAAGGGAAGTGCGTAGTTCGTCTTAAAGGCGGCGACCCGTGCATCTTTGGCCGTGGAACAGAGGAATACAACTGGCTGCTCGCCCATGGCATAACGGCCGAAATAGTCAACGGCATTACTGCTGGTTTGGCCGGCGCGACTAACTGCGCAATCCCTTTAACGCTGCGAGGCGTCGCCCGCGGAGTTAGCCTGGTCACCGCTCACACTCAAGATGGCAGCAGCTTGAACTGGCAAGGGCTGGCCGATTCGGGCACGACACTGGTGGTGTATATGGGTGTGGCCAAGCTCGCGGATATTCGCCAGCAACTAATTGATGCGGGCATGCGCGCCGAGATGCCGGTCGCGATGATTGAGAACGCATCCCTCCCTGAGCAGCGGGAACAACGCAGTACACTAACAAAACTGCTAGATGATGCGCGTGAATTTAAACTTAAAAGCCCGGCAATACTGATAATTGGAGAGGTGGTAAGTGAGAGCGCGGCGCAACTCGATAGATTGACTGCTTAA
- a CDS encoding nitrate reductase, which produces MSCTDKTRITASTCCYCGVGCGVLIEHNDDRIIAVSGDPMHPANYGKLCSKGATLHLTGDLDARGLYPKLRLDKSQPRSRTTWDDALDHAAKVFAETLREHGPQSVAFYISGQLLTEDYYAFNKLARALVGTNNIDSNSRLCMSSAVVGYKRSLGADAPPCSYEDIELSDCILIAGSNMAYAHPVLFRRLEEAKAKRPTMKVIVVDPRRTDTCDAADLYLAIVPGTDVALFHGILHILVRKGWINHDFIAQHTDGFDALKARVRDFNPAAVADTCGISEEQLHACAELIGQAPSFLSLWCMGLNQSTAGTAKNSALINLHLATGQIGKVGSGPFSLTGQPNAMGGRETGSLANLLPGHREADNPQHRSQIAQYWGVDRLPETPGLSAIELFDQVHSGKIKALWVACTNPAQSLPNQTRVHQALATCPFVVVQEAFFTTETCAYADLLLPASSWGEKDGCVTNSERRISHVRSAIAAPGEAKADWQITCDFARKLEALMRPNLPSLFNFTRPEQLFDEYKMLTQDRDLDLSGLSYAILDQYGPQQWPYPQGAQCGTTRLYEDGVFATANGRAKFHAEAYCAPLEKRDASYSLILNTGRLRDHWHGMSRTGTAARLFGHVEEAVLSINSGEMLRRKLNNGDLITLRSRRGSLIVPVQADDDLGPGQAYLPMHWGNRFLKGLGINVLTQPEYDPLSKQPELKHATVEIDKIELPWRFYALVEGDIQQRFKQLRPLFEAFAYASFSLTGTDHPALQIRAADALAPSNERLSTIDQLLSIDSGLVMAYDDPERAVGKRVRLDAGRIVALRLAGETTAQDWLKSMWSEAKADDQLRPWLLAPLSAAPRSANSAGNKTLCNCMNVSQQAICTAIEQGLDLYQLKQKLGCGTSCGSCVPEIKRLLQTKTVAAVS; this is translated from the coding sequence ATGAGCTGCACAGATAAAACCCGTATCACGGCTTCAACCTGCTGCTATTGCGGGGTCGGTTGCGGAGTCTTGATCGAACACAATGATGACCGGATCATCGCTGTTTCGGGAGATCCGATGCACCCGGCAAACTATGGCAAATTATGCAGCAAAGGGGCGACGCTGCACCTGACTGGCGACCTTGATGCGCGAGGCCTGTACCCAAAACTACGGCTTGATAAGTCTCAACCACGCAGCCGTACAACCTGGGACGATGCACTGGATCATGCCGCCAAGGTTTTTGCCGAGACCCTACGCGAGCACGGCCCGCAAAGCGTTGCTTTTTATATTTCGGGCCAGTTGCTCACAGAAGATTATTACGCATTCAACAAGCTCGCACGCGCTCTGGTTGGTACCAATAATATCGACAGTAACTCACGACTATGCATGTCATCCGCCGTAGTCGGTTATAAGCGCAGCCTTGGTGCGGACGCCCCGCCTTGCAGCTACGAAGATATAGAGCTTAGCGACTGCATATTAATCGCTGGCAGCAACATGGCCTATGCACACCCGGTGCTGTTTCGCCGCCTTGAAGAAGCCAAAGCAAAGCGTCCGACAATGAAGGTAATCGTGGTCGATCCGCGGCGAACGGATACCTGTGACGCCGCAGATCTGTATTTGGCTATCGTGCCCGGCACTGACGTCGCGTTGTTCCACGGCATCTTGCACATTCTTGTGCGGAAAGGTTGGATAAACCACGACTTTATTGCGCAACACACGGATGGTTTTGATGCGCTTAAAGCGCGAGTACGCGACTTCAATCCAGCGGCAGTTGCGGATACGTGCGGGATATCAGAAGAGCAGCTACACGCCTGCGCAGAGTTGATTGGCCAAGCCCCGAGTTTTCTCTCGTTGTGGTGCATGGGGCTCAATCAATCAACGGCTGGAACCGCGAAAAACAGTGCCTTGATTAACCTTCACTTAGCCACCGGGCAGATTGGTAAAGTCGGTTCAGGCCCCTTCTCCCTGACCGGCCAACCCAATGCAATGGGTGGACGCGAAACCGGTAGTTTGGCCAACTTACTGCCGGGTCACCGCGAAGCAGATAATCCGCAACATCGAAGCCAAATCGCGCAGTACTGGGGTGTGGATCGGTTACCTGAAACGCCCGGTTTAAGTGCCATTGAGCTGTTTGATCAGGTGCATAGCGGCAAAATTAAAGCGCTGTGGGTCGCCTGCACCAATCCTGCGCAATCACTGCCCAATCAGACTCGGGTTCATCAAGCACTGGCCACATGTCCGTTTGTAGTGGTGCAAGAGGCCTTCTTCACCACCGAAACATGCGCTTATGCCGACCTGCTTCTCCCTGCAAGTAGCTGGGGCGAGAAAGACGGTTGCGTGACCAACTCTGAACGCAGAATCAGCCATGTACGCAGTGCAATAGCCGCACCCGGTGAAGCAAAAGCTGACTGGCAAATAACCTGTGACTTCGCGCGAAAACTTGAAGCACTCATGCGTCCCAACTTGCCAAGTTTGTTCAACTTTACTAGGCCTGAACAACTGTTCGACGAATACAAAATGCTCACTCAAGACCGTGATCTTGACCTCAGCGGCTTGAGCTACGCCATTCTCGACCAGTACGGCCCCCAACAGTGGCCATACCCGCAAGGCGCTCAGTGCGGTACAACTCGGTTATACGAGGACGGCGTTTTTGCCACCGCGAATGGTCGGGCAAAGTTTCATGCGGAGGCTTATTGCGCGCCGCTAGAAAAGCGCGATGCCAGCTATTCACTGATCCTCAATACCGGTCGCTTACGTGATCACTGGCATGGCATGAGCCGAACAGGCACCGCCGCACGCCTGTTTGGCCATGTCGAAGAAGCAGTGCTGAGTATCAACTCAGGCGAAATGCTCCGTAGAAAACTCAACAATGGTGACCTGATTACGCTGCGTAGTCGCCGTGGCTCATTGATCGTACCCGTGCAAGCCGATGACGACCTTGGTCCAGGGCAGGCTTATCTGCCAATGCACTGGGGCAATCGCTTTCTTAAAGGTTTAGGCATCAATGTATTGACCCAGCCTGAGTACGATCCGTTGTCGAAACAACCGGAGCTTAAACATGCGACGGTTGAGATCGATAAAATCGAGTTGCCATGGAGGTTCTACGCATTGGTCGAGGGCGACATCCAGCAGCGATTCAAGCAACTGCGGCCTTTGTTTGAAGCGTTCGCATACGCCAGCTTCTCCCTCACTGGCACCGACCACCCTGCCCTGCAAATTCGCGCAGCCGACGCCCTTGCGCCCAGTAACGAACGACTCAGCACAATAGACCAGCTACTCAGTATCGACTCAGGACTGGTAATGGCATATGACGATCCTGAACGGGCCGTAGGCAAACGTGTACGCCTGGATGCGGGTCGAATAGTTGCTTTGCGCCTAGCCGGTGAAACCACGGCCCAAGACTGGCTGAAAAGCATGTGGAGTGAGGCCAAGGCCGACGACCAACTTAGGCCTTGGTTGCTCGCGCCGCTATCCGCTGCACCCCGCTCAGCCAATAGCGCAGGTAACAAAACCCTGTGCAACTGCATGAACGTCAGTCAACAAGCCATCTGCACTGCAATTGAGCAAGGACTGGACCTATACCAGCTAAAACAAAAGTTAGGCTGCGGCACTAGCTGCGGTTCCTGCGTACCCGAAATCAAGCGATTGCTGCAGACAAAAACCGTCGCAGCAGTGAGCTGA
- a CDS encoding thioesterase family protein — protein MARLTLTFPENQFCFNTHLTVRVTDINAANHLGNDSMISMISEARARFLFDFGIEEASEEGVGIIVTDLATTYRAEAHARDQLLFEVGVMDFNKYGGDITFRITRPADQSLIAMAKSGFVFFNYKTSQVAQMPGAFSDKFPRVNWI, from the coding sequence ATGGCCCGCCTGACCCTTACCTTTCCTGAAAATCAATTCTGCTTCAATACCCACCTCACTGTGCGCGTAACCGACATCAACGCCGCCAATCACCTTGGTAACGACTCGATGATCTCAATGATCTCCGAAGCCCGTGCCCGCTTCTTATTTGATTTTGGTATCGAGGAGGCCAGCGAGGAAGGTGTCGGCATCATCGTCACTGACTTAGCAACCACCTACCGCGCAGAGGCCCATGCACGCGATCAGCTACTGTTTGAAGTCGGGGTTATGGACTTCAACAAATACGGTGGCGATATTACTTTTCGCATCACGCGTCCAGCAGATCAAAGCTTAATCGCAATGGCCAAGTCAGGTTTTGTATTCTTCAACTATAAAACAAGTCAGGTGGCGCAAATGCCTGGCGCATTCAGCGATAAGTTTCCACGGGTTAACTGGATATAA
- a CDS encoding polysaccharide lyase family 7 protein has product MFDLSTWNLSIPTPPTPTEISAARIQSGYSSQYFRNDGNQTVVFWVPVTGSRTEDASYPRSELRETYRDGTLHNWYYKDADNYLSAVLAVNVVPSKNKVIVGQIHSKDQPGSENDPLIKLQYRYKDGTGRLELLYRAQPGSSTVTNILLAENVDLNERFSYQLRITSTGRLGVTVKSSGDNGSFYKQLSSSWSRQLLYYKAGAYIQDNEGYSIEGGRVTFYSLNTLHRK; this is encoded by the coding sequence GTGTTTGATCTCTCCACCTGGAATTTGTCGATACCAACACCTCCGACCCCCACCGAAATCAGCGCGGCCCGTATACAAAGCGGTTACTCAAGCCAATACTTTCGTAATGACGGTAATCAAACCGTCGTATTTTGGGTGCCTGTTACAGGTTCGCGTACCGAAGATGCCAGTTATCCACGCAGCGAATTACGGGAAACCTACCGCGACGGTACGCTGCACAACTGGTATTACAAAGATGCTGATAACTATTTAAGTGCAGTGCTCGCGGTCAATGTGGTGCCGAGCAAAAATAAAGTTATTGTGGGTCAAATCCATAGTAAGGATCAGCCAGGAAGTGAGAATGACCCGCTGATTAAACTGCAATACCGCTACAAAGATGGCACTGGAAGGCTTGAGTTACTGTACCGCGCACAACCTGGCAGCTCGACAGTCACCAACATTTTACTGGCCGAGAATGTTGACCTGAATGAACGCTTCAGCTACCAACTGCGCATTACTTCAACAGGCCGTTTGGGCGTCACAGTGAAAAGCAGCGGCGACAATGGTTCGTTCTATAAACAACTCAGCAGCAGCTGGAGCCGGCAACTGCTGTATTACAAGGCCGGCGCCTATATACAGGACAACGAAGGTTATTCAATTGAAGGCGGCCGGGTAACGTTCTACTCGCTCAATACCCTACACCGTAAATAG